From a region of the Falco peregrinus isolate bFalPer1 chromosome 5, bFalPer1.pri, whole genome shotgun sequence genome:
- the ARL6IP1 gene encoding ADP-ribosylation factor-like protein 6-interacting protein 1 — protein sequence MAEGDNNSVYQLAAETASLEEQLQGWGEVILMTDKVLRWERAWFPLALMSVVSFSFLMIYYLDPSVLSGVSCFVMFLCLADYLVPALAPRIFGSNKWTTEQQQRFHEICSNLVKSRRRIVGWWKRLFTLKEEKPKMYFMTMLFSLAVVAWIGQQVHNLFLTYLIVSFLLLFPGLNQHGIITKYVGMAKREVNKLLKHKEKKNE from the exons ATGGCGGAGGGCGACAACAACAGCGTCTACCAGCTG GCTGCAGAAACTGCTAGCTTGGAAGAGCAGTTGCAAGGATGGGGAGAAGTGATTCTGATGACCGATAAAGTTCTTCGCTGGGAGAGAGCTTGGTTTCCTCTGGCACTGATGAGTGTTGTTTCCTTTTCGTTTCT GATGATCTACTACTTGGACCCATCAGTTCTTTCAGGTGTCTCCTGTTTTGTTATGTTCCTCTGTTTGGCTGATTATCTTGTTCCTGCTCTTGCACCTAGAATCTTTGGCTCTAATAAATG gACTACGGAACAGCAGCAAAGATTTCATGAGATTTGTAGCAATTTGGTAAAATCTCGTCGCCGAATTGTTGGCTGGTGGAAACGCCTCTTCACATTGAAGGAAGAGAAGCCTAAAATG taCTTCATGAccatgctgttttctcttgctgtggTTGCCTGGATTGGACAACAAGTTCACAATCTCTTTCTGACTTATCTTATTG TAAGTTTCTTGTTGCTGTTTCCTGGACTAAACCAGCATGGGATCATTACAAAGTATGTTGGAATGGCGAAAAGGGAGGTAAACAAACTTCTCAAGcacaaggagaagaaaaatgaatga